ATGTATGTGGGTGCATCTGGGAGAGACCACTTGAGGGGCCTCCATCTTCATGCTGGAGTTAAAATCAATATCATTTTTGCTAAATATTGGATGCTGGAGAGTATAAGGTGTAGGACTGCAGGGAAGCCGACACAGAGCCATAAAGAGTAGCCCAAGGTGATAACTGCTGTAGCAGAGCGTTGAATAGGAGACAGAGGCACCTCTTCTTTTGGGCAAAGTAAGGATGGGTATAGAGCTACCTAGTTTGCAGGTAAGGAACAGAACTTGAGCCAACCTAAGTTTTCTCTAGGAAGTAAAAGGCAAGGCCATCTGCTGGGCATAAAGGAGATGGAAATGGGGTTCAGAAAATGAGAAGTGGTAAAAACTGAGAATCGCTGCCtggagaatggaagaaaaaactTAAACAGAAAAAGATTGTCCccacccatgtttatagcagcactattcatgagGTctaagcaacccaaatgcccatggacagatgaatggataaagaaagggtggtatatacatacaatggaatgttattcagccttaaggaAGCAAATCCATCTTGTCACATGCTACAATAGGGATGAATCTccttgagaacattatgttaagtgaagtaagccagtcactaaaagacaaatactatattctTATactatgaggtatctaaagtagtcaaattcataaaaacagaatTAGAGTTAGTCCCGCTAGGGActagggggagagggaaagaagagtTGTTTAATGGGAATAGAGTTTGTTGTCTGCGAAAAAGAAGCAGGctgtaaaacaaagaaatgcatttatttggggtcttttttaaaaaattgaagtatagttgatttacagtgttgtgttagtttctggtgtacagcagtgattcagttttatattgatatatatgtatatagatacagatatatagatatatagattaaGCAGTTATTGCCTTCAAAATTCTATTGCTTGGTTGAACCTTAAATTTTATTCcctggacatttttttaaatccctgatTAGATTAATTTTTAGTAGACCACTGTAGAATTTAGTAGTCTTgagactgagttttttttttttttttttttggctgcattgggtcttcgttgcttcgtgggctttctctagttgtggcgagcgggggctactctttgctgctgtgcatgggcttctcgttgtggtggcttctcttgttgcagagcacgggctctaggtgcgcaggcttcagtagttgtggctcgtggactctagagcacaggctcaagagttgtggtgcatgggcttagttgctccggggcgtgtgggatcttcccagatgagggatcgaccccgtgtcccctgcattggcaggcggattcttaatcactgcgccgcCGGGGAAGTCGCCGAGATTGAGATTAGATATTAGCTAACTATTAAAACCAGCGTAAAGCACAATAGTGCAGCCCTTTGTGTTACTATAAACTTCAAGTGATGCAAcagtgttttctcttttcagatatgtgtgtgtgtgtgtatatatatatatatataattgaatatagttctctgtgctgtatagtaagtccttgttgtttattttgtataaagtagtgtgtatctgttaattcagcatggatggacctagagaatatcatactaagtgaagtaagtcaggcagagaaagacaaataccatatgatatcacttatatgtggaatctaaaaaaatgatacaaatgaacttatttagaaagcagaaacagactcacagacatacaaaacaaatttatggttatttGGAGTCTTAGAATTACAATTCAGGGAGCACAGATTCCAGCAGCCACCAGAACAGTGTCCCCTCTGGGAAACAAAAGGCAggagtttttaaaggaaaacagagaagcaCACTTAGTTTCCAAAAGTTTTTTGTGAAGAGTTGTGACTGGAaggtatgtattctttttttttttcctgttacaaTTTATTGACTCATCAAGTGTGTTTCACTTATTATCAGTAAAGGCACACTTCTGCACAGTTCCGCAGGATGCCTTTCTCAACAGatagcttcttctttttttttttttttttaagtcagcgGGGTCAGCACAGTTCACAGTTTAACAGGATGGAGCCCTAAAGTATAAAGTGGAGTTCCTGCTGACAGCTCCTTCCAAAACTTTCAGatctgcaagatgaaaaagttctggagatctgtttcacaacaatgtgaatatacttaacagcagtgaactgtacacttaaaaatggctaagatggtgattttttttttttaatttttattttttggccgcaccgcgtggcttgcgggatctcagttccccgaccagggactgaacccaggccacggcagtgaaagcccggaatcctaaccactaggccaccagggaactcccaatgttgtgtttttcttggtcacaattttgaaaaataaatttaaaagtaattaatttttttaaaaggattgccCCAGTGGTGCTAAAAACCAACCAAAGTTGTAAGTCATAAATTTGTCATACCACCACTCCACACAGGTGTGGAGATTTTCTTCTAGGTACACTCTTCAACCAGAACATAGGAACAAGAACGCAAAGACTGGATTGCTCTGGGTTTAGAGGTGAGCAGGTTAGGTGGAGTAATATTGTGGCGAGGGAGGAAGGAGTTAAAGTTGCTAGCAGAAAAGTAAACCATGTGGTGGTTTTGAGGTCTTTGTGGATCaagtaagaaaagaaagcacaaagaTCTTGTAGCCTggactgtcgactgaaaaaaaatgtgcaacctaaaagttgagaattatgttttattcagcagacttactgaggacttaagcctgggatacAGCCACTCAGcgagctctgagggactgttccaaagaggtaagggaggagcctgGATGTGTAGGAGTTtttggctggaaaaaaaaaaaatgtagttgaacatcaaaagattattgctaATCACAAAAACGTGCATCTcaggttaatgattttagtgttttcttGTATGGGAAAGGGCAAGAGATCGGGCTTATTGAAagcattcctttgatatgcatgtttttctccatcctgagttcccctTAGGTCACACCGACCTGGTgcctgcagtggctgatggctgtTTGGCCGAAGCATCCTCTGTTTACTGAACTGGCAGGGACGTTCTTTGTCCACATAACCATGTCCTCAGAATTTAGATATTCTAATTCCAAAGAGCGCAGTGACTTGATCTAACCCCAACATCttcttgtgggttttgtttgattctgtttcctATTAATTGAATTTAGAAATGGAATGTATACGGTATGCTTGCAAAACTGCAATTCAACACTGTTAGGCAAGCCACTAGGGAAGACGTTACTAGATGATTGCTTAGTAAGCCTAGAATCAGAACTTGGAAACTTGATTTATCCTTTGTATACTTGATTTGTTCTTCTTAACAGTAGGTCTTTCAACTATGGTAGCGTAATggaggaaatcttttttttttccccttctcttttcaGTTGCTTTCTTCTATGCATAatgtgagttttaaaatattgttgtgTCATGACATGACAGACAGTGTCAACCATGGGGCTCAACACTAGAATAGTATAAAGATAATCTTAATATAGAGATAATCCCCTGCTCTAGGGATAATCCCCTGCTGTGGGATAATCTTGCCAAGGAGACAGTAATATTGATATCTGCTTAGACATAACTCTCCATTGGATGATGCTGAATGGGCACTGCCATCAACTGTCTCtgaagtgggtttttttccttcctttcagctAAGGTTACCCTACTACTCTTGTCCTAAACaaggtgctaaataaatgattCAAATATATCACATTCCAATCCTGTGTCAATAAAATCCTATCCAATGTCTTGATTGTTCTTTGGGCTATATCCCAATCTCTTTTTGACTCTCCTACTTTAGTTCTGCAGAAAGTTAATCACATCTATTAGATATAGATATCACTAGCTTAAGTCTCAGAGGAAAGCCGTTTTTCCCTTTTAGGTAGCGGGGCATGTTTCAAAGCAATCAACAACATCTACTGAGTCCTGCTATGTGCTCAGCACCATGATTGACCTGAACACAAGAGTGAATAAGATCTGACCTCTGCCCTCAGGGAAGTCACTCTAGTTGGAGACCAGTAACGATACACAACTACCTCACAATGTGTTAGGTTTAAGTACTCTACttgaaatagataaaaaatattaTGAGGGCCCAGTGGGAggaaatgttcattttttctgAAGGAGTGTGAGTAAATATCAGAAGAGTAGTGCAATGTATCTTCTGTGATATGTATAATCTTTTTCTTCTCAGCCTTTCTCAACTGCATTTCCAATctgtaatataaattttaaaatatgactgtTATATCTTTGGAGAGGAAAGACAGTATCATCCAGTGGGCTGAACACTAGAAGAGAAATGACATCTGCAAGTTTCTCTATATTTAACAGTTATAGTTTATCAAAATGAACTGCTCATGTCTCCTTAGCAAGTTTTTTTTGTACTGACAAAGTCTGCAGAAGAATAAGATTAAGTACACAGCTCACTTCCACCAGGGGTCTCTACTTTGCAACCTGGGATTTTCCTGGTAATGACATTTATCATTAAATGTGGTAATTTTCCACTCTCTAGTGGTACATCTGTTGGCAAATTTGAAGAGTTTGTTGTTAACCTCTAGTATCTAAGCTGTAGGTGAATATAACAAATCGTTTACTCCAGGATGGTTGTGAAATTGTGATCTATAACAAGAAAtagatatttggtctttgtcccatttctggcacagagctccaaaacccttggaattcccGGAGATGAGAACAATAAAGGTGTctcttgttatgttaatgaggtgacttttagaaagcacctaaggatgggggctggttgccaagaGTACCAGGCATGAGAATTAgggggttggaactttcagttaGGGTTGATATAATCAACCCTATTTTAACCAATCCCCCATCGCCAATGAtataatcaatcatgcctatgtagtAAAGCCTCCATGAAAACGCCAAAGGACGGATTTCAAAGAGCTTCCAGTTTTGTGAACATGTGGCGATTTGGGGAGGGTGGTGCACTCACActgggagaagaaaaatgagtCCTGCTTACATGGAAGCATTGTGCCCTTTCCCCATGCCTTGCCCTATGCACCTCTtctatctggctgttcctgagtcatatccttttataaaaagCCAGTGATCTCgttaagtaaaatgtttccctgagttctgtgagcaccCCCCAACAAACTAATTGACCCAAGGAGGGGGTTGTTGGAACCTCTAATTTATAGCCCATAGGTCAGGAGCACAGGTGATATAACCTGGCATTTGAAATGGGGGTAGGGAGctagtcttgtaggactgagcccttaacctgtatCTCCAGTTAGATAGTGTCAgagttgagttgaattgtaggaaaCCCAGCTGGTGCTTGAGAATTGCCTTTTGAGGTGGAGAAAAACCCACATTCACACACATCAGAATTGTGACCAAtggtcttctttcttcttttaaaggcCCAACATGCAGCAAAAATAGGAGCCGATGGCATCGCTGTCATTGCACCTTTCTTCCTCAAGCCGTGGAACAAAGGTAGGTAGATAGGTCAAAACGCACGGTGCTGTACATGGTCCACTTCTTTATGCCTCCATTCCAAATGGTTGTATTTAACTCATGAAAGTAAAGTCTTAGGGACTGGAGGCATGAAGTTGCAATGGTACAGTAGTTCTCCGGAATATTCAGCCTCCCTGGACccataaaagagaagaaaagactccATTAAAGGACTTCAGCTCTTTTGTCAAGTAATCTGATTAGGTCATCCACCAAGTCCCGGATCAACCTACAGGTGCCGTGTTTGGGTCAGGTGTCCACTTTTGGCCAGTCAGTTGCATAGTGTGTCAGAGTCACATGGCAAAGCATGAGaccatttttctcaaaaaaagaggaataatggGCATTTTGAGACTACATGTACTCTTCAAATTTTAGTAAGTGATGAATTTGAAAAGAGACTTCACAGAAATATCCATTGTCTTCCAAAATatcaaattattgttttctctatgGAAACTATTTTTGGTTTCCAGGTATACTGAGTCTTTTTAATCCTTTTGATTAGCAAAAATGCagtacaaattttaaaaggattaaaaacagACAAGATGTTATTCGTATGCATGATTAAATAAATCCATAGCTAAATGCGTAACAGGTCAAAATTATCATGAAATATGACCTGTTATCAGTAAAATAGTTGTTAATAttggtaaataatttaaatactgCTATTTGGGAAATTTAGagtgaacatttttaaagtgtttttcacacggttttaaaaaattttgcataAATATGTTTTGCATAagacaagggaaaaataacaaataatacaCAATAACTTTGTCACAATATTTATTATCACAGTATTCAAATGTGTTCATAAGCTTCTCTCCCACTATTCAGTGGCATCCAGCTGTAAGCAGTTCTGCTGGATTTATTTATCATCTGTAGTAATGTTGCTGCTGAAGCTCAAATTGGATGATGTAGACAATCCCAATTCCTCAGTAAACCAGAGTGAACCCTCTTCTGATATATCTGAATTTCTGTCCGAAAGGGAAAGGTGCCAAACTCCGGTCGAGATGTGCTACTACTTTTATGACTTCCCATTTTGAGCAGAcgttgtttatctgtttgttgTAGAATTTACTGTTACAACTTTATTCTGATCTTAATGCAAAGTCTTTGCTGTTCACTGACCACACTTACCCTTCCGGGTGAGAGGAAGAGGATCCTGCCTGATgggcttctgattttttttttttttttaaagattgatggattgattgattgattgctatgttgggtcttcgttgccgtgcgagggctttctctagctgcggcaagcgggggccactcttcatcgcggtgcgcggacttctcactatcatggcctctcttgttgcggagcacaggctccagacgcgcaggctcagtagttgtggcgcacgggcttagttgctccgcggcatgtgggatcttcccagaccagggctcgaacccgtgtcccctgcatgggcgggcggattctcaaccgctgcgccaccagggaagcccgggcttCTGATTTTTGTAAGAGTATTTCATGAGCTTCTCTTAATATGTGGGAAGATTTGCACCAGTTTTTTAATAGTTCTTTAGTATGGTAGGAAAGTGATCCTCTTTATTTTGGCCTTTgtacagagaggaaaataaaactttgaaTAAAGTGAATTGCAAAGACATTGCAGTAGCAGTCTCAGAGGTGGTAAGAGTGGTCAAGAATGTTTGGCTTCCCAAAAGGATGGTTGCATTTCATTAgatggttctctctctttttttttttttttttgcctgcgcGGCCTGTGgggtctcagttccccgaccagggatcaaacccacgccccctacattggaagcgcggagtcttaagcactggaccgccagggaagtgccaAGGTTCAGTTTTTACTGGGCAAAGCCAGTGTTTTACACTTGTTCACACCATGACTTTTCCTGCTGTTCTTTCAGATGTCCTGATTAACTTCCTAAAGGAGGTGGCCGCAGCGGCCCCTGCGCTGCCGTTTTACTACTATCACATTCCTGCCTTGACAGGGGTGAAGAGTAAGTACCGCTTCTTTTCATGTTCCTTCACCTTCACCTCTCACATCATACCCTGTTTCACTAAGAAACCCAGactccaccccacctcaccctgtATCATGAAAGCATAAGACTGTTGACTAGATGGTTCCAACAGCTCCAAAATAAGTCACTCTTATCAAAAATAAGTCAGCCCTTATCAGTCATTGACACCACCTTATAATGGAAGATTTTTAAGTATGAAAGACGAGTTGACCCCTTCGTACTTGTAGCAGACAACTTGTGTCTGTCACACACACCCCTCCGTCTTACGTGGGAAGACATAGCCTGTAAGCCCCACTAAGACAGGGATTGGGTCTACCTTGTACCCTACTGTGTTCTCAGCACCTGGCACGCAGGAAGGTACTCCGATCTCTTCTCACTTttcttttaggttttcttttatcattatcgTACTTCTCCAGCAAGAAGATTGTTACAGTTAGATGAAATTTCTTAggaggttattttttaaatcccattcCTTTCTAACTtccttagaagaaaaaataggagtTGTGCTTTATAAATATCCATCTATTGTCTTCAAGGAACAGAAGATTTAGGGTTACAATTTGACAAGTACAGAGGAACTAGGAGGCAAGGGCAAGTGATTATGTTCAATATGTTCAATCTGCAGCCAGTTGCAGCTGAGAGCAACCCCTGGCAGCTCAGTGCAGATGTGTGGCGCTGGATGAGATGTTCTCTGATATTTTCTGGGGGTGTACAGGTGAATGAGACATTTATTGTTTTGAACAGTTCGTGCTGAGGAGTTGTTGGATGGAATTCAGGATAAGATCCCCACCTTCCAAGGGCTGAAATTCAGTGACACAGATCTCTTAGACTTCGGGCAATGTGTTGATCAGAATCGCCAGCAGCAGTTTGCTTTCCTTTTTGGGGTGGATGAGGTAAGTTTCCCCCTGGCATATCCCAGCAGGTTAGTTTCCCTCTGCAACAATTGATGTAGCCGCTTATATAGtagcatcttttctctttttcatcaaAGTTAATACTCTTTGTCTGTTTCCGATCAGCAACTGTTGAGTGCTCTGGTGATGGGAGCAACTGGAGCAGTGGGCAGGTAAGCAGGACTCATTTTCCCCAATGCTTATTAGTGTAAAATCCCCCACAGAGGCAATCATCGCCTGCGCAGTTGTATTTCTTCCAAGTACACCTTTTCTAATAGAAATTGCCTTTCTTTGCCACATTCTCGTagtgaaaaggaatgaactaggGCTTAGCAATTTGTTAGCAACTCAGTCACTCTTATAAGAAGCATCTGTTGCAGTTAGGGGTGAGGCACAGAAGCTGAGAGCATGCACAGAACTTCTTTATCAGAAATTATTTGGTTACAAATAACAGAAAGCCATTCAAACTAGCTTATGGGAAAGAAGgtcagttattataaaatactgggaAATTTCATAAAACCCAAGGGGAGGAAGTGCAGTGAGGTCTCAGAGAAGATGAGAACCTAAAACTGCAAAGCTCTCAACAGCCAAGGCAGATCATTCTCCACCTGTGGTCCTTTGGACATCTctttatttgcctttctctccAGATGGGCTTTCTCTTCTTCAGCATGCACGTGGCCAGTCATGGTGCCCAAATGGGGCATCTCAGGATATCACTAGATAGCACTGCCAAGTCAGGTGTGCATGCAAGGTCCAATCAGCTGCAGCTAGGAAGGTAGAATCATGTGGCCTGATGTCTACTCAGCAGAAGGCCTAGGGACGTTCAATTTAGCACGTCCACTGCACATGTTAACCTAGTTCAGTAGCAGTGTGCCTGCAAGCAGATTGACTGAACTATTTACATTAACTGAAAGTGTATTTCCTCCCTGTGGGAAAAGTACAGGGGAAGCAAAGTAATATAGCATATCTTGGTGAGCATGGCTTTGATGAAGAGTAGTTGGGTTAGATGTAATGGTAAGTAATGGTTTGTTCACTGAGCCAGGATGCCTGCAACATCCATCATCACTACAGGCCATTTCCGCCAAGGAAACCTGAATGCCTGGATCTGCTGACCTTGGAAATTCTtactttttagacttttttttttctggcctccATACTAGGCATTTTTATTCTGTCAACAGAATCTGAAAGCAAAATACATTTGATTACACTTCATTTCTCCTTAATTATGATCACATTCCTCTCTAAATGAGGATACATCTGAGACCCCTGGATTCAAATCAGAGTATTCTGAAACCCCTTAGACATTCACGCACATATTGCGACTTTgggtgtttcacatctgcaggtAACTTATCTCAATGATTATACTTTATTCTTCCCTACTTTTTTACCAGAAGATAATGTGAACTTCACATTCTCGGAATGCCTTGTATTGACTCCAGGGACTACATTTATGAAGTACCAACAATATTCTGTTCCTGGTACACCAAGATAAAACTCTTCTGATCCTGAGTTACTGTAGGAGAAGTCATTAGAAACTGGGGAAACATCTTTGTTCTGAATTTCTAGAACCTTCTACCTTGCTGGTTTCTCTAACAATTCAGTGAttagtctaaaatatttatctttattggTAGAGTTAGAGATTCTTTTCTAAGTCAGCAAGAACACTTTATGAGATCAAATAACATTCTTATCTCCATTTTTGTTGAAATGTAATAGAATAAGCAGTATGAAGGGATGGAAAGCTTCTCGACAACTCTGTAGCCCTTCTTTGAGACATAGTTTCTTCACAGCAAAATGGAAAccacacctacctcacagggctttGAGAGGATTTAGGCATGGTTTATGTCAGGCACCCGGAATACAATAGTCAATAAATGGTCCTcgtattattattatcagtattaatattattattagaaaCTAGTCTCTGGGTAACATATAACTTGGCAAACAATTTAGGTTATCTGCTAGTATTTGCCTCTCTTACTGTGGTGCTACATTCACCCAGTTTCTCAGCATAGGGTTTTTAGGACCCACCTCAGATACTACATTTTATCCACAGTTCTGACCTAGCATTGCACCTCTGTGTGTGCCCTGGGCCAGATGTTACCCTCAATCACTCCTTGGCATATACACCTCtgtctttcactttttttcttttttctaactttaccctttttctatttttctcccttttctttattcCCTTTGATGTTCTCTGCCTCCTCTGCACTGCTTAGTGTTGCTGGAAAACTCAGAACTGAAGACACCTGATCCTTTAATAGATTAGGGCCTAAAAATAGACTTCTGGAAGGCTtggtagatttttcccttttgaGCATTAGAGGGGTTTGAAGAGCTGGACCTTCTCGCTAAGTTATTGATCCTGCAGATGTGCTGTTTTCTTTCCAGTACCTATAACTACCTGGGAAAAAAGACAAACCAGATGTTGGAGGCTTTTGAACGGAAGGACTTCTCCTCGGCCCTGAACCATCAGGTTagctttcttttcccttcacataaatcacagccttttttctttcccacttgAGAATTCTTATTTTCTCTCATCAGCATTCCTACCACACCTGCCCTCCTTAAGATTGCCTAGCTGCtgctttctgtattttccttctttttcttacttttcttgtttaaaaCCAAACCTGTCCCCATTATCCATGTTTCCTGCATGTCTCATCAGGACAGGCCCCATACAGGAATGACTCCTTTCTGTTCCTCCTAGAAATGATCTTATTTTTAGTCTACATTCAAAGTATTTTTATGACTGGGAAATAATGGTGATAGACTTTTGGGGAAATGACCACATGCCATCCCCTTGAGAACTTCACACCTGAGTCACCAGAGTATATAAAGAAGCTATGAGGCTAGTGATCTAAAAAGGGAAGACTTAATCCAAAGTCAGAGCAGGTCAGTCCTCTTTGCCCTGGAAATGTGCTGAGAACTGAAAACATTCACCAGGCAGGAAACAAGAGCCGAGTAGGTGATCCAAAAGGAGACAATGGCTTTGaaacaggaagggaaaagcagcaGGATCTGAAGTGTTCCAGGGAAGACCCCTGGGGGAAACGGTGGCTGTTGCTAATGTTACAGGGAGGACAGCCTAGCTGTCCAGAGAAGGAAGAGCCTCACCGAAGGGTAGAACCAGTCCCACAGCTGGTAGTGTGTATACATTAGGTAAACAGAATAAGGTGGAAAGAAATAGGGTAGGCACTACAGAGAGACTTCTGGAGGCCGAGAGGCCCAGGAACTTTCAGGATCATAAAAgtgactgagggcttccctggtggcgcggtggttgagagtctgcctgccgatgcaggggacacgggttcgagccctggtccgggaggatcccacatgccgtggagcaactaggcccatgagccacagctactgagcctgcgtgtctggagcctgtgctccgcaacaagagaggccgcgatagtgagaggcccgcgcaccgcgatgaagagtggcccccgcttgccacagctagagaaagccctcgcacagaaacgaagacccagcacagccaaaaataaataaataaaaatttaaaaaaaaggggcttccctggtggcgcagtggctgagaatctgcctgccaatgcaggggacacgggttcgagccctggtctgggaagatcccacatgccgtagaacagctaggcccgtgagccacaattactgagcctgcgcgtctggagcctgtgctccacaacaagagaggccgcgatagtgaga
Above is a window of Balaenoptera acutorostrata chromosome 1, mBalAcu1.1, whole genome shotgun sequence DNA encoding:
- the NPL gene encoding N-acetylneuraminate lyase isoform X3, which gives rise to MLPFRVAEPDKPAQDFFSSSMASPKKKLQGLVAATITPMTEHGEINFSVIGRYVDYLVEEQGVKNIFVNGTTGEGLSLSISERCRVAEEWVTEGRNKLDQIVIHVGALSLKESQELAQHAAKIGADGIAVIAPFFLKPWNKDVLINFLKEVAAAAPALPFYYYHIPALTGVKIRAEELLDGIQDKIPTFQGLKFSDTDLLDFGQCVDQNRQQQFAFLFGVDEQLLSALVMGATGAVGSTYNYLGKKTNQMLEAFERKDFSSALNHQVLECRRPKPS